The following coding sequences lie in one Populus trichocarpa isolate Nisqually-1 chromosome 14, P.trichocarpa_v4.1, whole genome shotgun sequence genomic window:
- the LOC7486793 gene encoding uncharacterized protein LOC7486793 → MATTLGLLNFPILAQKNNTPFIHSKMPLLSNSSKLDVCKKDSHSPRKLFTETIQHLSSASLSPASLALPFLLDTKDALAVGGEFGILEGRSFALIHPIVMGGLLFYTLWAGYLGWQWRRVRTTQNEISELKRQVKPTPVTPEGTPVEAAPSPVELKIQQLSEERKELIKGSYRDRHFNAGSILLGFGVFEAIGGGVNTWLRTGKLFPGPHLFAGAGITVLWAAAAALVPAMQKGNETARSLHIALNAINVVLFLWQIPTGIDIVFKVFEFTKWP, encoded by the exons ATGGCCACCACACTCGGCCTTCTAAATTTCCCAATTCTTGCTCAGAAGAATAATACTCCATTTATCCACTCAAAAATGCCTCTTCTTTCAAACTCATCAAAGTTAGATGTCTGCAAAAAGGACTCGCATAGCCCTCGTAAGCTTTTCACCGAAACCATCCAGCATCTAAGTTCAGCTTCTCTTTCACCTGCATCGCTCGCATTACCTTTTTTATTAGACACAAAG GATGCGCTTGCTGTTGGTGGGGAGTTTGGGATATTGGAGGGAAGGTCATTTGCACTTATCCACCCCATTGTGATGGGTGGTTTATTATTCTACACTTTGTGGGCTGGATATTTGGGGTGGCAATGGAGGCGTGTTAGGACCACACAGAATGAGATCAGTGAACTTAAAAGGCAAGTGAAACCTACCCCAGTTACTCCTGAAGGCACACCTGTGGAAGCTGCACCATCTCCTGTTGAACTCAAAATTCAGCAACTCAGTGAG GAGAGGAAGGAGTTGATTAAAGGGTCTTACAGGGACAGGCACTTCAACGCGGGATCAATATTGCTAGGATTTGGAGTATTTGAAGCAATTGGCGGAGGAGTCAACACATGGTTGAGGACAGGAAAGCTATTCCCTGGACCTCATTTGTTTGCAGGAGCAG GCATTACGGTGTTATGGGCAGCAGCAGCCGCCCTAGTCCCTGCAATGCAGAAAGGGAATGAAACGGCAAGGAGCCTTCACATAGCATTGAATGCAATTAACGTTGTGCTCTTCTTGTGGCAAATCCCCACTGGAATTGACAtagtttttaaagtgtttgaaTTCACTAAATGGCCTTGA
- the LOC7492797 gene encoding vegetative cell wall protein gp1 codes for MSNQPAPPRPWFRLPSIARPAAPAPTPTPESPPPQPRPALARPSFRLTALPQPVPTQPQEPTPAPPPSAATVPPAAGIASVPTSPAVKAAGGVASLPTSPAPRAPAPSSSVPTSPVPTSTVFPPTTFSLPPSPTLKPSRTSSSVPTSPASTPSPSASVSTSPSTRPVSTTSSAPSSPAPKPATVTSSVPNSPATKAVTTSAARVPGPTPSLRIIKPTVQTPPQSPKPKPTAPPPSPLTRPPSRVKSDADLEPKIPLVAEQKTVLVQKIIDKPKEAGDSLRAFADSLSSGIARLAKPETAKDQTKEKGSGKKISSDSEDVGMRVITIAGENKGAFMEVIRSPKKHFFEGNSHTLNKKGNPRSEGSDWGSQSSSGEEGNSKKDKNHKGRSMGPSPMSAFMNSNVQGVNNSIVYNSSCSHHDPGVHVALSRKPSGSAGFHVKDRGNGYQS; via the coding sequence ATGTCAAACCAACCTGCCCCGCCTCGCCCATGGTTCCGTTTGCCATCAATAGCTCGGCCAGCTGCCCCTGCTCCAACCCCAACTCCAGAGTCGCCTCCTCCGCAACCCCGTCCAGCTCTTGCTCGACCTTCATTTAGGCTAACTGCTCTGCCTCAGCCTGTGCCAACACAGCCTCAAGAACCCACTCCCGCACCACCTCCTTCTGCTGCGACAGTGCCACCTGCCGCTGGTATTGCTTCAGTTCCAACATCTCCAGCTGTAAAAGCTGCAGGTGGTGTTGCATCATTACCAACATCCCCAGCTCCAAGGGCACCTGCTCCTTCATCTTCAGTGCCAACTTCTCCTGTCCCAACTTCCACAGTGTTTCCACCCACTACTTTTTCACTTCCACCTTCTCCAACCCTCAAACCATCACGTACTTCGTCTTCAGTTCCTACCTCTCCAGCTTCTACACCATCTCCATCTGCTTCCGTCTCAACTTCTCCTTCCACTAGGCCAGTGTCAACCACATCCTCTGCGCCAAGCTCTCCTGCCCCTAAGCCAGCGACAGTCACATCCTCGGTGCCAAATTCTCCAGCCACTAAAGCTGTAACCACCAGTGCAGCTCGTGTGCCTGGCCCTACACCATCTCTAAGAATCATCAAGCCTACAGTTCAAACCCCACCCCAGTCACCTAAGCCTAAGCCCACTGCTCCACCACCTTCTCCTCTAACACGTCCACCTTCCCGAGTAAAATCTGACGCTGATCTCGAACCCAAGATTCCATTAGTAGCAGAGCAAAAAACTGTGTTGGTTCAGAAGATTATTGACAAGCCTAAGGAGGCAGGTGATTCGCTGAGGGCCTTTGCAGACAGTCTCAGCTCTGGCATTGCGCGTCTTGCAAAGCCAGAAACTGCCAAAGATCAAACAAAGGAGAAAGGTAGCGGCAAGAAGATTTCTTCAGATTCTGAGGATGTTGGCATGAGGGTAATTACAATTGCTGGTGAAAACAAAGGTGCTTTCATGGAAGTAATCCGTTCTCCgaagaaacatttttttgaaGGCAATTCTCATACTCTCAACAAGAAGGGTAATCCTAGAAGTGAAGGCAGTGATTGGGGAAGCCAGAGCAGCAGTGGTGAAGAAGGCAACAGCAAGAAGGACAAGAACCACAAAGGAAGATCAATGGGGCCATCTCCTATGAGTGCATTTATGAACAGTAATGTGCAAGGTGTTAACAACTCAATCGTTTACAATTCTTCATGCAGTCATCATGATCCTGGGGTGCATGTTGCTCTCTCCAGAAAACCTTCTGGTTCTGCTGGATTCCATGTCAAGGACCGTGGCAATGGCTACCAAAGTTGA
- the LOC7492798 gene encoding protein TILLER ANGLE CONTROL 1 → MKIFNWVQRRFHHGAIKDGLARNVKKAESITNEADKQALLKQVALVDVLDGWKDGILTIGTLGLDPLKPFNQQNDQYFILESEEEEEVEREQEQYSVDDDYFDDDNVEDEEVSPLIYATFEHSFEGTGSNTVTCDVITTSSITEQEQRKRKGERITLAELFLEDADMKKKPDSVEIETKSGNKKPVARAKGGLSFAKKLIRPRPGEDSRPIKKFNQLMRRMLKRKIHPEFDGKGNKTDNQNKPGIMDVQIRKGNEAESVFLLQTPSGPTI, encoded by the exons ATGAAG ATCTTCAACTGGGTGCAGAGGAGGTTTCATCATGGCGCAATCAAAG ATGGGCTAGCTAGAAATGTGAAGAAGGCTGAATCCATTACAAACGAGGCTGACAAGCAAGCATTGCTGAAACAAGTAGCCCTGGTGGATGTGCTTGATGGTTGGAAAGATGGCATTTTAACAATTGGCACATTAGGTCTTGACCCTTTAAAACCCTTTAACCAACAAAATGATCAGTATTTCATTTTGGAAAgtgaagaagaggaggaagtaGAAAGGGAACAAGAACAATACTCAgttgatgatgattattttgatgatgacaatgttgaagatgaagaagtgAGCCCTTTGATATATGCAACATTTGAGCACAGTTTTGAGGGAACTGGATCAAATACCGTGACATGTGATGTCATAACCACCTCTAGTATCACCGagcaagaacaaagaaaaaggaaaggagaaagaaTAACACTGGCAGAACTGTTCTTGGAAGATGCTGACATGAAAAAGAAGCCGGATTCTGTTGAAATTGAGACCAAATCAGGTAATAAAAAGCCGGTTGCTCGTGCCAAGGGTGGCCTTTCTTTCGCCAAGAAGCTAATACGTCCTCGCCCAGGAGAGGATTCAcgtccaataaaaaaattcaaccaa TTGATGAGGAGGATGTTGAAGAGAAAAATTCACCCAGAATTTGATGGGAAGGGAAATAAAACAGACAATCAAAATAAGCCTGGCATTATGGATGTCCAAATCCGCAAGGGAAATGAAGCCGAATCAGTTTTTCTGCTTCAAACTCCATCAG GTCCTACCATATGA